The proteins below come from a single Candidatus Hydrogenedentota bacterium genomic window:
- the mnhG gene encoding monovalent cation/H(+) antiporter subunit G, producing MIDIVHVVGMVLIGGGIAFDLFGCLGLVRLPDVYNRLQAATKCVTLGTCGILLGTCLIVGLSGGGWRALLCILFVVLTAPVSAHAIARGAHRAGIALWEGSVADAYREDRDTLDAKQQVASDTAPAASQSENRT from the coding sequence ATGATTGATATCGTGCACGTCGTGGGCATGGTGCTTATCGGCGGCGGCATCGCCTTCGACCTCTTCGGCTGCCTGGGGCTTGTCCGCTTGCCGGACGTATACAACCGCCTCCAGGCGGCAACAAAGTGCGTGACTCTGGGAACCTGCGGAATCCTGTTGGGCACATGTCTTATCGTGGGGCTGTCCGGCGGCGGGTGGCGCGCGCTCCTTTGCATCCTTTTCGTGGTTCTAACGGCCCCAGTGTCGGCCCACGCCATCGCCCGGGGCGCGCACCGCGCCGGCATCGCCCTCTGGGAAGGCAGCGTGGCCGATGCCTACCGCGAGGACCGCGATACCCTGGACGCAAAGCAACAGGTCGCGAGCGATACCGCGCCCGCGGCGTCCCAATCGGAGAACCGGACATGA
- a CDS encoding 4Fe-4S binding protein translates to MKLPKVRELGEAVKAILRGPYTSPFPKTPHVPHPNFRGQPKFNAEKCLGCLACEAACPVNAIVHEDRVGTEGPVRVMVHYTDTCIFCGQCEAACIADHEGIKLSNDWDLAFFDRKQAFETIEKPLQVCEMCGVSVAARDHLLWIADRLGELTYSNPTLYLSRMKGLGLAGPNLTPFSEETSRADRFKILCARCRRITTLSD, encoded by the coding sequence ATGAAACTCCCCAAAGTCCGTGAACTGGGTGAGGCCGTCAAGGCCATCCTGCGAGGACCGTACACCTCGCCTTTCCCGAAGACGCCCCATGTTCCGCATCCCAACTTCCGCGGCCAGCCGAAATTCAACGCGGAAAAATGCCTCGGATGTCTCGCGTGCGAGGCCGCATGCCCCGTGAATGCCATCGTTCACGAGGACCGCGTCGGAACGGAAGGCCCCGTGCGGGTGATGGTTCATTACACCGACACATGCATCTTTTGCGGCCAGTGCGAAGCGGCGTGCATCGCGGACCATGAAGGTATCAAACTGTCGAATGACTGGGACCTCGCATTCTTTGACCGCAAGCAGGCCTTCGAGACCATTGAAAAGCCCCTGCAGGTGTGCGAGATGTGCGGCGTATCCGTCGCGGCCCGCGACCATCTCCTGTGGATCGCGGACCGCCTGGGCGAATTGACCTACTCGAATCCGACCCTCTACTTGTCCCGCATGAAAGGCCTGGGGCTTGCCGGCCCGAATCTCACCCCCTTCAGCGAGGAGACAAGCCGGGCCGACCGGTTCAAGATCCTGTGCGCACGGTGCAGACGTATAACCACGCTGAGCGACTAG
- a CDS encoding hydrogenase 3 maturation endopeptidase HyCI: MQLVDGQKASVPAEDSRRLLTALMSPRTVLVGVGNVLRGDDGAGPALVDAIRNRCPCVCIDAGHAPENHLGQIVRSQPDTIIFADAVDMQLDPGQWRLFPARELVGVGFHTHTIPLGQLLDFLSARTGARAYVLGIQSGSVALGEPLSREVNDSLHEIAEIAADSCL; the protein is encoded by the coding sequence ATGCAACTGGTAGATGGACAAAAAGCTTCCGTACCGGCGGAGGATTCGCGCCGTCTGCTGACCGCCTTGATGAGCCCACGAACCGTTCTGGTGGGCGTGGGCAATGTTCTGCGGGGCGACGACGGCGCAGGGCCAGCCCTCGTCGATGCGATTCGAAACCGATGCCCCTGCGTGTGCATAGACGCCGGCCACGCACCCGAAAACCACCTGGGCCAAATTGTGAGGAGTCAGCCGGACACCATCATCTTCGCCGACGCGGTGGACATGCAGCTCGACCCCGGCCAATGGCGCCTGTTTCCAGCCCGGGAACTCGTGGGCGTCGGATTCCACACCCACACCATTCCGCTCGGACAGCTCCTTGACTTTCTCAGCGCGCGTACCGGGGCGCGCGCTTACGTCCTCGGCATTCAATCCGGTTCCGTCGCCCTGGGCGAACCTCTTTCGCGCGAAGTGAACGACTCCCTTCACGAAATCGCGGAAATTGCCGCTGACTCGTGTCTCTAA